In Kaistia defluvii, the sequence CGTGCTCAATCCGGGGCGGATGTAGGCGATGCCGGATATTGGGACCGCTGCGGGCAGGCCGCCGGCGCCGCAGGACGCCGCGGCCTTTCTGGACCTACTTCTCGGTGAAGCGGACGACGCCGACTTCGCAGACATCGACGCCTTCCAAAATGGCTTCGCTGTCGTCGACGAAGACGCCCTTGAAGTCGAATTTGCAGTAGCCGCTGCCGTCATCGATGTTGATGCTGACCGACCCACCGGCCGGAACCTGGTCGTCGCCGAGAATGTCTTCCTCCCAGTCGCTGGCGCCGACATTCGAGGCGTAGAATTCGTTCAGATCGCTGTTGGTCTCGTTGATGATCTTGACCTTGCGATTTTCGGCATGGGCCGCTCCGCCAAGGACCATGGTTGCAAAGACCACCGCGCCCAGGGCGGTCCACAGGCGATGCTGCATAATCATTCCTTTGATAGCACTGAAGAAATTTCAGGCGTCCCGCCAATGCCAGATGCCCCAAGGTCGCGCAAGCGTGATTGTTCGCCGTCCCTGACCCCGCCCGCTTCGGCAGAGTGACCCCATGCAAACCTCCTTTACCCTCGCCCAACTTGCCGACCCGGATGTGCGTGAATCCGAGAAGATCCTGCGCACCTGCGTCCATTGCGGTTTCTGTACGGCGACCTGTCCGACCTATCTGCTGCTCGGCGACGAACTCGACAGTCCGCGCGGGCGCATCTACCTGATCAAGGACATGCTCGAGGGCGGCAAGCCGGCGAACGAGCAGGTGGTCAAGCATGTCGATCGCTGCCTGTCCTGCCTTTCCTGCATGTCGACCTGTCCGTCCGGCGTGAATTACATGCACCTCGTCGATCATGCCCGCGCGCATATCGAGGAGACCTATGACCGGCCGATCGCCGACAAGGTGATCCGTTCGGCCATTGCCGGAATCCTGCCCTATCGCAACCGTTTCCGCCTGGCGCTGGTAGGAGCTGCCATGGCGCGTCCTTTTGCGGGGCCGATGGGCAAGGTGCCGGGTTTCAAGCGGATCAGCGCCATGCTGAAGCTGGCGCCGCGCTTTCCGCACGGCCGCACTGCTTCGGAAGGGCCGGGCACCTTCCCGACGGAGGTCGAGAAGCGCGGCCGCGTCGCGCTGCTTTCCGGCTGCGTCCAGCCCGTGCTCGACCCCGGTATCAACGAGGCGACGATCCGCCTGCTGAACCGGGTCGGCGTCGAGGTGGTGATCGCCAAGGGCGAGACCTGCTGCGGCTCGCTCGCCCATCACATGGGCAAGTCGGAACAATCGCATGCGACGGCCAAGCGGGCGATCGATGCCTGGACCGCCGAAATGGATGGCGAGGGGCTCGACGCCATCATCATCACCGCGTCCGGCTGCGGCACGACGATCAAGGATTACGGCTTCATGTTCCGCGAGGACGCCGCCTATGCCGAAAAGGCGGCGCGCGTGTCAGCCATCGCCAAGGACATCACCGAATATCTGGAGAGCTTGAAGCTCGCGCCCGTCGCCGCGCCGAAGCCCTTGACCGTGGCCTATCACTCCGCATGCTCGATGCAGCACGGCCAGCAGATCAAGACGACGCCGAAGACGCTGCTGGCGAAGGCAGGCTTCACCGTGCGCGATGTGCCCGAAGGCCATATCTGCTGCGGCTCGGCCGGCACCTACAACATGCTGCAGCCGGAACTGTCGCAGCAGCTCAAGGCGCGAAAGCTCGGCAACATCGCCAAGGTGTCGCCCGATGTCGTCGCCACCGGCAATATCGGCTGCATCACGCAGCTCTCCGGCGGCGTGCCGGTGGTCCATACGATCGAGTTGCTGGATTGGGCCTATGGAGGCCCGAAGCCGGCCGGCCTCAACGTCTGATACATCGCGCCGGACGGTCGGCGCGATCGCCCGAAATCAGAGATCGCTGGCAGTCAGCGTGTAGGACGCGTGCGCCTGCCGGGAATAGGCGCGCGCCGCGGCGTGCTCGATCCGCGCCCGGTTGGCGTCGAAGGTGCGCAGCGCATGGTCCTCGTCCAGCGCACCGTTCGGATCGATGCGCGCGAGGGCATCCGCTTCGAGATAGAACGAGACTTCCTTCGCGCTATCGTGGCCCCAGAACTGAATCCGGTGGCGCGTCTCATTGTAACTGCGGCTTCGATTGGGGAATTGGAGGTTCATCTTCCAAGCATACGCGCAATTCCGCGCGAGGGTTACCTCTATTGTGGTCCCAGTCGATATGGCCATGAATTCAGAGATCTGAAGGCCTTCTCCTTTACCGGCCCAAAGCAATTCAAGACGGGGCGTCGAGACGACCCTCTCAAAGCGGTTGAGGACTTGGGAGCGCTACGGCCAGTTCTAGGCCTCCGGCGCATGGCCCGCGCGCGCCGACAGCAGGACGCGCTCCACCCGTCGATCCGGCACGAGCCAGATCATTGCGACGCCGACATAGCAGGCGATGGCGATCCACGGGCTGACAAAGGCAAGCGCGACCGCGACGGCATAGATCAGGACGGAAATCTTGCCCTTGCGATCCCGGCCGAATGCCTCGGCGATAGCCGAGTTTGCGCCTTCGAGCCGGATGAGCGACCGCGCGAGGATGTAATAGGCGATACCGCACATCATCAGCACGAAGCCGTAAACAGCGACCGGGACCGACTCGATGTGGTTTTCGCCCATCCATGCCGTGGTGAACGGCGTCAGCGACAGCCAGAACAGCAGGTGCAGATTGGCCCAGAGCACGCCGCCGCGGACATGGCTGACGGCATGGAACATGTGGTGATGGTTGTTCCAGTAGATGCCGATCATGATGAAGCTCAGCACATAGCTGAGAAATACCGGCACGAGGGGCAGAAGCGTGTGGATGTCCGCCTGGTGCGGCACCTTCAGTTCCAGCACCATGATGGTGATGATGATGGCGATGACGCCGTCGCTGAATGCTTCGATCCGGCTCTTGTTCATGCCCGCTGCTCCGTCGCCATGCCAGCTCGCACGCTAGCCCTTTCCGTGGCGTCGCTCCATCCTTGCCGTGCGCGCGATAGGGTCGCTCCTGCGTCGAGGCGCGGAGCGCCTGGAAGCCTGCGCGATGTGTCCGTGCGCGCGGCGACATGGGTCGCACGCTGCTCTGCCTACCAGGGATCGCCGGGGTGCCTCTTGCCTGTCCGCCTAGCCATGCTAGGGTCCGCTCGTCTCATCGGGGTGCCCTGATCCATCCGGATCCTGGCTGAGAGGTCTTCGGACTAACCCGCGAACCTGATCCGGATCATGCCGGCGGAGGGATTGAGCCAAGCGCCTGGATGCTCAAGCACCTGGATGTTCTTGCCGTCGTTCCGTCCTGCGTCACAGCAAAGGACGTCTACCTGTGTCTCCCAACCCTTCCTTCACGATCGAAGCCGCGACCGATGCGTTGCATGCCATGCGGGCTGCCCGTCCGCTCGTCCAGAACATCACCAACTACGTCGCCATGACGATCTCGGCCAATGTGCTGCTCGCCGTCGGCGCGTCGCCAGCCATGGTGCATGCGACCGAGGAGGTCGACGACTTCGTCGCCATCTCCAATGCGCTGGTGATCAATATCGGCACGCTGTCGCCGACCTGGATCGAGGGCATGCAGCGCGCGGCGAAGCGGGCCGTCGCCCTCGCCAAGCCCTGGGTGCTGGACCCGGTCGGCTGCGGCGCGACGAAGTTCCGCACCGATTTCGCCGTCGAGATGAGCCGGGCGGGTCCGTCGATCATTCGCGGTAATGCCAGCGAGATCATGAGCCTCGCCGGCGCGGCCGGGGCAGGGGGCAAGGGCGTCGATTCGACCGCTTCGTCCGATGCGGCGATGGAAGCCGGCAAGGCGCTGGCGCGCGCCAGCGGCGCGGTCGTCGCCATCACGGGCGAGACGGACTATGTCACGGACGGCACGACGGTCGTGGCGATCACCGGCGGCAGCCCGCTAATGCCGCTCTCGACCGCGCTGGGCTGTGCGTTGTCGGCGACAGTTGCCGCCTTCGCCGCCGTGCGTCCGCCCTTCGAGGCGGCGGTCGCCGCCATCGCCGTCTATGGCGCGGCGGGCGCCGCCGCGGCGACCCGCGTGACCGGGCCGGGCCATCTGCCGGCGGAGCTTTGCGACGCGCTCTATGTGGCCGACGCCGACATGATCGCGCGTTATGCGACCATCCGGGTTGTTGATGAGGTGAATGTCTGATGAGCCGTCCTTTCGATCTTTCGCTTTATCTCGTCACCGACGAGGACCTGGCCGGACCGCGCGGCGTGGTCGAAACGGTGCGCGCCGCGATCGAGGGCGGCGTCACGCTGGTGCAGCATCGCTGCAAGCACGGCACCACCCGCGATTTCGTCGCGACGGCGTCGGAGCTGATGGAAATCCTGCGCCCGCGTGGCATCCCGCTCATCATCAATGACCGCGTCGATGTCGCGCTGGCGGTCGATGCCGATGGGGTCCATGTCGGCCAGGACGACATGCGCGTCGCCAAGGTGCGCGAACTGATCGGCCCGGATCGCATTCTCGGCCTGTCCGCGGCATTGATGGAGGAACTGACGCCGGACGAACTCGGCCCGATCGATTATCTCGGCGTCGGCCCGGTCTTCGCGACGACGACCAAGCCGGACGCGGACGACGCGATCGGCTTCGACCATCTCGGGCGGATCAAGGCGGCGGCTGGCCTTCCGGTCGTGGCGATCGGTGGCCTGAAGCCCGAGCATGTCGAGCCGACGCTGGCGGCGGGCGCCGATGGCCTTGCCGTCGTTTCCGCCATCATGGCGGCGGAAGACCCGGCAAAGGCGGCGCGCGACTTCGCCGACCGCATCGCGCGCTACCGTTCGCAATAGGGCGACTTATTCCAAAACGGAACAAGTTCTGCCCTGTTCATGCAGGTTCAGTTGAAGACGGCGGCGTGGCATAGTCCGCTCCAACGTGCCCACCGAGGAGTTGTCCATGTCCGCCACCAACGCTGAACGCCTGGTCGTCAAGGGAGCCCTGGGGCCCCGTTTCGACGAGATCCTGACGCCCGAGGCGCTCGCCTTCGTCGCCGAACTGCATGGCCGGTTCGACGCGAAGCGCCGCGCCCTGCTCGAATTCCGCAACGAGCGTCAGGTCTTCTTCGACAATGGCGGGCTGCCGGACTTCCTGCCCGAAACCAAGGCGATCCGCGAGGGCGACTGGAAGGT encodes:
- the thiE gene encoding thiamine phosphate synthase, which codes for MSRPFDLSLYLVTDEDLAGPRGVVETVRAAIEGGVTLVQHRCKHGTTRDFVATASELMEILRPRGIPLIINDRVDVALAVDADGVHVGQDDMRVAKVRELIGPDRILGLSAALMEELTPDELGPIDYLGVGPVFATTTKPDADDAIGFDHLGRIKAAAGLPVVAIGGLKPEHVEPTLAAGADGLAVVSAIMAAEDPAKAARDFADRIARYRSQ
- a CDS encoding DUF1488 domain-containing protein, with the protein product MNLQFPNRSRSYNETRHRIQFWGHDSAKEVSFYLEADALARIDPNGALDEDHALRTFDANRARIEHAAARAYSRQAHASYTLTASDL
- a CDS encoding TMEM175 family protein, encoding MNKSRIEAFSDGVIAIIITIMVLELKVPHQADIHTLLPLVPVFLSYVLSFIMIGIYWNNHHHMFHAVSHVRGGVLWANLHLLFWLSLTPFTTAWMGENHIESVPVAVYGFVLMMCGIAYYILARSLIRLEGANSAIAEAFGRDRKGKISVLIYAVAVALAFVSPWIAIACYVGVAMIWLVPDRRVERVLLSARAGHAPEA
- the glcF gene encoding glycolate oxidase subunit GlcF; the encoded protein is MQTSFTLAQLADPDVRESEKILRTCVHCGFCTATCPTYLLLGDELDSPRGRIYLIKDMLEGGKPANEQVVKHVDRCLSCLSCMSTCPSGVNYMHLVDHARAHIEETYDRPIADKVIRSAIAGILPYRNRFRLALVGAAMARPFAGPMGKVPGFKRISAMLKLAPRFPHGRTASEGPGTFPTEVEKRGRVALLSGCVQPVLDPGINEATIRLLNRVGVEVVIAKGETCCGSLAHHMGKSEQSHATAKRAIDAWTAEMDGEGLDAIIITASGCGTTIKDYGFMFREDAAYAEKAARVSAIAKDITEYLESLKLAPVAAPKPLTVAYHSACSMQHGQQIKTTPKTLLAKAGFTVRDVPEGHICCGSAGTYNMLQPELSQQLKARKLGNIAKVSPDVVATGNIGCITQLSGGVPVVHTIELLDWAYGGPKPAGLNV
- the thiM gene encoding hydroxyethylthiazole kinase, translating into MSPNPSFTIEAATDALHAMRAARPLVQNITNYVAMTISANVLLAVGASPAMVHATEEVDDFVAISNALVINIGTLSPTWIEGMQRAAKRAVALAKPWVLDPVGCGATKFRTDFAVEMSRAGPSIIRGNASEIMSLAGAAGAGGKGVDSTASSDAAMEAGKALARASGAVVAITGETDYVTDGTTVVAITGGSPLMPLSTALGCALSATVAAFAAVRPPFEAAVAAIAVYGAAGAAAATRVTGPGHLPAELCDALYVADADMIARYATIRVVDEVNV